The following are encoded together in the Streptomyces rapamycinicus NRRL 5491 genome:
- the rfbB gene encoding dTDP-glucose 4,6-dehydratase gives MRIVVTGGAGFIGSHFVRQALTGAYEALADAEVVVVDKLTYAGNEANLAEVAASPRLRFVRGDICDAALINGLLRGADQVIHFAAESHVDRSIAGAEEFVRTNVLGTHTLLEAATEAEVAKFVHVSTDEVYGSIDLGSWTENEPLDPNSPYSASKASSDLLARAFHRTHGLPVCVTRCANNYGPYQHPEKAIPRFITNLMDGEPVPLYGDGANVRDWLHVDDHCRGVALVAERGLAGEVYNIGGGTELANRELTEKLLELLGADWSMVRKVPDRKGHDRRYSLDITKICGELGYQPAVSFEEGLVDTVKWYAGRRDWWEPLKVSR, from the coding sequence ATGCGCATAGTCGTGACTGGCGGCGCGGGCTTCATCGGCTCGCACTTCGTCCGCCAGGCACTGACAGGGGCGTACGAGGCCCTGGCGGACGCGGAGGTGGTGGTGGTCGACAAGCTCACCTACGCCGGTAACGAGGCCAACCTGGCGGAAGTCGCCGCCAGCCCCCGGCTGCGCTTCGTACGCGGTGACATCTGCGACGCGGCACTGATCAACGGCCTGTTGCGCGGGGCCGACCAGGTGATCCACTTCGCCGCCGAATCGCACGTCGACCGTTCCATAGCCGGCGCCGAGGAGTTCGTCAGGACCAATGTGCTAGGCACACACACTCTCCTCGAGGCGGCTACCGAAGCCGAGGTGGCGAAATTCGTCCACGTCTCCACGGACGAGGTGTACGGCTCTATCGATCTGGGCTCCTGGACCGAGAACGAACCACTCGATCCCAACTCCCCCTATTCCGCGTCCAAGGCATCGTCCGATCTACTGGCACGGGCCTTTCACCGCACCCACGGGCTTCCCGTGTGCGTGACCCGGTGCGCCAACAATTACGGCCCCTACCAGCATCCAGAGAAAGCTATCCCGCGGTTCATCACCAACCTCATGGACGGCGAGCCGGTGCCACTGTACGGCGACGGGGCGAACGTTCGCGACTGGCTGCATGTCGACGACCACTGCCGGGGCGTCGCCCTGGTCGCGGAAAGGGGTCTGGCGGGGGAGGTGTACAACATCGGCGGCGGCACGGAATTGGCCAATCGAGAGCTCACGGAAAAGCTGCTCGAATTGCTCGGTGCCGACTGGTCGATGGTGCGGAAGGTGCCGGACAGAAAGGGACACGACCGTCGCTATTCGCTGGACATCACCAAGATCTGCGGCGAACTCGGCTACCAGCCCGCCGTGTCCTTCGAGGAGGGCCTGGTGGATACCGTGAAATGGTATGCGGGGCGGCGCGATTGGTGGGAGCCGCTGAAGGTGAGCAGATAG
- a CDS encoding MbtH family protein, which translates to MNPFDDPDAEFLVLVNDEGQHSLWPAFADVPGGWHVAHSKDSREACLAYIEENWTDMRPKSLIEAMGG; encoded by the coding sequence GTGAATCCTTTCGACGATCCCGACGCCGAGTTCTTGGTGCTGGTCAACGACGAGGGACAGCATTCGCTGTGGCCCGCCTTCGCAGACGTGCCCGGCGGATGGCATGTCGCCCACAGCAAGGACTCGCGTGAAGCGTGCCTGGCCTACATCGAGGAGAATTGGACGGACATGCGGCCCAAGAGCCTGATCGAGGCGATGGGCGGCTGA
- a CDS encoding sulfotransferase domain-containing protein: MMMTEAPRRYLSPEHNSVRWDDFPLRDGDIVVSTPPKSGTTWVQMMCALLIFQTPDLPQPLEVLSPWLDQPPWLDQMRSQEEVYARLAEQKHRRVIKTHTPLDGLPLDPRVSYIVVARHPLDRALSVYHQTANIDLERVYAAQDGSEPQSRQAPPPLPSMREWLQHWCLPQPTDDQGTAVPESLHQTVHHLYDAWNRQTQPNVRLLHYVDLCADLAGQMAALAEWLGITVNESVWPDLVKAATFDEMKSRAERLAPDTEILKDPVKFFRSGRSGDSRDFLTEDDLDAYRKRVGDLAPKPFLDWLHRDPPS; encoded by the coding sequence ATGATGATGACAGAAGCACCGCGCCGATACCTGTCGCCAGAGCACAACAGCGTCCGCTGGGACGACTTTCCGTTGCGTGACGGTGATATCGTCGTCAGCACCCCGCCGAAGTCGGGTACGACGTGGGTACAGATGATGTGTGCTTTGCTCATCTTCCAAACGCCTGACCTCCCGCAGCCGCTGGAAGTCCTGTCACCATGGTTGGACCAACCACCGTGGTTGGACCAAATGCGCTCGCAAGAGGAGGTCTACGCGCGTCTCGCCGAGCAGAAGCACCGCCGCGTCATCAAGACGCACACCCCACTCGACGGCCTACCGCTCGACCCGCGCGTCAGCTATATCGTGGTCGCCAGGCATCCCCTCGACCGGGCGTTGTCTGTCTACCATCAAACCGCCAACATCGACCTCGAGCGAGTATACGCCGCCCAAGACGGCTCAGAGCCACAGTCTCGGCAGGCTCCCCCACCGCTCCCGTCGATGCGCGAGTGGCTGCAGCATTGGTGTCTGCCCCAGCCGACCGACGATCAGGGAACAGCGGTTCCCGAGAGCCTGCACCAGACGGTTCACCATCTCTATGACGCGTGGAACCGGCAGACACAGCCGAATGTGAGGCTCCTGCATTACGTCGACTTGTGCGCCGACCTCGCCGGCCAGATGGCAGCGTTGGCCGAATGGCTGGGCATTACGGTGAACGAGTCGGTCTGGCCCGATCTGGTGAAGGCCGCGACGTTCGACGAGATGAAGAGTCGCGCGGAGCGGCTGGCGCCTGACACCGAGATACTCAAGGATCCGGTGAAATTCTTCCGCAGCGGGCGATCGGGAGACAGTCGGGATTTTCTGACCGAGGACGATCTCGATGCATACCGGAAGCGGGTTGGCGACCTCGCTCCGAAGCCGTTCTTGGATTGGCTGCACCGCGACCCACCGTCATGA
- a CDS encoding thioesterase II family protein: protein MALPATGESRWFRRFRPRPEAEISLVCLPHAGGTASFYFPLSELLPSTVEALVVQYPGRQDRLHEPCIESVPEMARAVFDVLKPLAVKRPVALFGHSMGAAVGFELAMLLERELGTTPLALFASARSAPSLHRGRDVHRLDDAELVAELRRLSGTEAQILDERELLQLALPSIRGDYKASETYTAEPGATLRCDVVALTGEADDHVSVEEAASWREHTTGGFDLRVFPGGHFYVADHGAAVTAAITDSLCAVRTRGGETIS from the coding sequence ATGGCGTTGCCCGCTACCGGTGAGAGCCGGTGGTTCCGCAGGTTCCGTCCGAGGCCGGAGGCCGAGATCAGCCTGGTGTGTCTGCCGCACGCCGGGGGAACCGCGAGTTTCTATTTCCCGCTCTCCGAGCTCCTCCCTTCGACCGTGGAAGCCCTGGTCGTCCAGTACCCGGGGCGACAGGACCGGCTGCATGAGCCGTGCATCGAGAGTGTCCCCGAGATGGCGCGAGCCGTCTTCGACGTGCTGAAGCCGCTCGCCGTGAAGCGCCCCGTCGCGCTGTTCGGTCACAGCATGGGCGCCGCCGTCGGATTCGAACTGGCCATGCTGCTCGAACGAGAGCTGGGGACCACACCCCTGGCACTCTTCGCCTCCGCCAGGTCAGCGCCTTCGCTCCACCGTGGCCGAGACGTCCACCGTCTCGACGACGCCGAGCTCGTCGCCGAGCTGCGACGGCTCAGCGGTACCGAGGCGCAGATCCTCGACGAACGCGAACTGCTGCAATTGGCTCTGCCATCGATCCGCGGCGACTACAAAGCGTCCGAGACCTACACGGCAGAGCCCGGCGCGACACTGCGGTGCGACGTCGTCGCGCTCACCGGAGAAGCCGACGACCATGTCTCGGTCGAGGAGGCGGCGAGCTGGCGGGAGCACACCACGGGCGGCTTCGACCTGCGGGTCTTCCCCGGGGGTCATTTCTATGTCGCCGACCACGGGGCAGCGGTGACCGCGGCGATCACGGACAGCCTGTGCGCGGTGCGGACCCGCGGCGGAGAAACCATCAGCTGA
- a CDS encoding GntR family transcriptional regulator: protein MVEQVAGAESAGRLRPTRAGAVAEVVDRLHEMLFSMELLPGQSLRQEALAARLGVSRAPVREALRILESEGILEHVRNVGYSVKRLTAAEFEQTYLMRRALETEVIRALPPFPEDLIKRLREVNREIREAGERADFPTLHRLNVEFHFLVFQASGLDLVVDELQRVWTLSNVYRSAYLAYDHAARQRIVHEHDAMIEALRRHDTKLMTKLMDEHRAGTRAQIGSLLAGTAP from the coding sequence GTGGTCGAGCAGGTGGCAGGTGCGGAATCCGCAGGACGACTACGCCCTACCCGGGCTGGAGCCGTCGCGGAAGTCGTCGACCGGCTCCACGAGATGCTGTTTTCCATGGAACTGCTGCCGGGGCAGTCCCTCCGTCAGGAGGCTCTCGCTGCCCGACTGGGCGTCAGCCGGGCGCCGGTGCGCGAGGCGCTGCGCATCCTGGAGAGTGAAGGCATCCTTGAGCACGTGCGCAACGTCGGCTACTCCGTGAAGCGGCTCACCGCTGCGGAGTTCGAGCAGACCTACCTCATGCGCCGGGCCTTGGAAACCGAGGTGATCCGAGCTCTGCCCCCGTTCCCGGAGGACCTGATCAAGCGATTGCGCGAGGTGAACCGGGAGATCCGGGAGGCTGGCGAGCGTGCCGACTTTCCCACTCTCCACCGGCTGAACGTGGAGTTCCACTTTCTGGTCTTCCAAGCGTCCGGACTCGACCTCGTGGTCGACGAACTGCAGCGCGTCTGGACCCTGAGCAACGTGTACCGCTCGGCATACCTGGCCTACGACCATGCCGCCAGGCAGCGCATCGTGCACGAGCACGACGCCATGATCGAGGCGCTGCGGCGCCACGACACCAAGCTGATGACCAAGCTGATGGACGAGCACCGTGCCGGGACCCGCGCACAGATCGGTTCCCTGCTCGCAGGGACTGCTCCGTGA
- a CDS encoding ATP-binding protein yields the protein MDILRAKPPSDDVTLLLARTRSLSADQVASCRFPSDPAVVSRARTLAARQLAQWGLENLAESTELIVSELFTNAIIHGNSEGNSDRTIGLRLIRHEMLTCEVPDASRSHPLVRHPLTTDGHDRGLFLVTQLSRRWGTRHIPDGKLIWADQQLPASA from the coding sequence GTGGACATACTGCGGGCCAAGCCGCCGAGCGACGATGTCACTCTGCTCCTCGCACGGACCCGCTCGCTGAGCGCAGACCAGGTTGCCTCTTGCCGGTTCCCCAGCGACCCCGCAGTCGTCAGCCGTGCCCGAACTCTCGCTGCCCGGCAGCTGGCCCAGTGGGGACTGGAAAACCTAGCCGAGTCCACAGAGCTGATTGTCAGCGAACTGTTCACCAACGCCATCATCCACGGCAACAGCGAAGGCAACAGCGACCGCACAATCGGCCTACGCCTCATCCGGCACGAGATGCTGACCTGCGAAGTCCCCGACGCCAGCCGCAGCCACCCGCTTGTGCGACACCCGCTCACCACCGACGGACACGACCGCGGCCTCTTCCTCGTCACTCAATTGTCCCGCCGATGGGGAACCCGCCACATCCCGGACGGCAAACTCATCTGGGCTGATCAGCAACTGCCGGCCAGTGCGTGA
- the rfbA gene encoding glucose-1-phosphate thymidylyltransferase RfbA, which produces MKGIVLAGGSGTRLHPLTHAVSKQILPVYNKPMVYYPLSVLMLGGIRDILVISTPCHLDLFRVLLGDGSRLGMSIEYAEQRAANGIAEAFVIGAEFIGNEPVALVLGDNIFHGPGFSRILHREAGSIDGCVLFGYPVKDPERYGVGTMDERGQLIHLEEKPADPTSNLAITGLYLYDNDVVDIAKNIRPSERGELEITDVNRVYLERGKARLISLGRGFAWLDTGTHDSLLQAGQYVQLLEQRQGVRIACLEEIAFRMGFIDAAACYELGEQLRHTDYGKYLMDITANYR; this is translated from the coding sequence ATGAAGGGGATAGTCCTCGCGGGTGGGAGCGGTACCCGGCTGCATCCTTTGACGCATGCGGTGTCGAAGCAGATCCTGCCCGTCTACAACAAGCCGATGGTCTATTACCCGCTGTCGGTGCTCATGCTCGGCGGCATCAGGGATATCCTCGTTATATCGACTCCGTGCCACCTGGACTTGTTCCGTGTGCTCCTGGGCGACGGCAGCCGGCTGGGGATGTCGATCGAGTACGCCGAGCAGCGTGCGGCGAACGGCATCGCCGAAGCCTTCGTCATCGGTGCGGAGTTCATCGGGAACGAGCCCGTGGCGCTCGTGCTCGGGGACAACATCTTCCACGGTCCCGGTTTTTCGAGGATTCTGCACCGGGAAGCAGGAAGCATCGATGGCTGCGTGCTCTTCGGCTACCCGGTCAAGGACCCGGAACGCTACGGCGTGGGAACCATGGACGAGCGGGGCCAGCTGATTCACTTGGAGGAGAAGCCGGCGGATCCCACGTCGAACCTGGCGATCACCGGACTCTATCTCTATGACAACGACGTCGTGGACATCGCCAAGAATATCCGGCCGTCCGAGCGCGGCGAATTGGAGATCACCGACGTCAACCGGGTCTATCTGGAACGCGGGAAAGCCAGGCTGATCAGTCTGGGTCGCGGGTTCGCCTGGCTCGACACCGGAACGCACGATTCGCTGCTCCAGGCCGGACAATACGTCCAGCTCCTCGAACAGCGCCAGGGAGTGCGGATTGCCTGTCTCGAAGAGATCGCCTTCCGAATGGGGTTCATCGATGCCGCGGCCTGTTACGAGCTCGGCGAGCAGCTGCGGCACACGGACTACGGAAAATATCTCATGGACATCACTGCCAACTACCGCTGA
- a CDS encoding IS110 family transposase — translation MHVTCGIDWAEDHHDVAVVDCDARLLGKLRISDDAAGFQDLLRLLAEHGDSPDDPIPVAIETSRGLLVACLRASGRKVYAINPMAVARYRDRHIVSRKKSDHQVSVVLANILRTDAEVHRPMPSDSDLVRAIAVLARAQQDAVWDRTRAHNRLRSHLREYYPTLLEAFASKRERLLSREARAILAIAPTPAEAARLSRSRLRAAVIRAGRQRRVEAETDRLLEVFRRTWLRQPTLVEKAMGRQTLALLAQLDAACRACDDLAHDTEDMFLQHPDAEIITSFPGLAILTGARILAEIGDDRSRFGQARDLKDYAGSAPVTRESGKSRRVTHRRIKNSRLAATGRHWAFAALTASPGAHAHYNRRRNNGDRYHAALRHLFNRMRGQLHHCLTSHQKFDEAIAFSRPEPSSLATAA, via the coding sequence TTGCACGTGACCTGCGGAATCGACTGGGCTGAGGACCACCACGACGTGGCAGTGGTCGACTGCGACGCCCGGTTGCTCGGCAAACTCAGGATCAGTGACGACGCGGCGGGCTTCCAAGACCTGCTGCGGCTGCTGGCCGAGCACGGCGACAGCCCGGACGATCCGATCCCGGTTGCGATCGAAACGTCCCGCGGACTCCTGGTGGCCTGCCTACGGGCCTCGGGCCGCAAGGTCTACGCGATCAACCCGATGGCCGTCGCCCGCTACCGCGACCGGCACATCGTCTCCCGCAAGAAGTCCGACCATCAGGTCTCGGTCGTCCTGGCGAACATCCTGCGGACCGATGCCGAGGTCCACCGACCGATGCCGAGCGACTCCGACCTGGTCAGAGCGATCGCCGTGCTCGCGCGGGCCCAGCAGGACGCGGTCTGGGACCGCACCCGCGCCCACAACCGGCTCCGATCACACCTGCGCGAGTACTACCCCACGCTCCTCGAGGCGTTCGCCAGCAAACGCGAACGGCTCCTGTCCCGAGAGGCCCGCGCGATCCTGGCGATCGCCCCCACTCCGGCCGAGGCCGCCCGGCTGTCCCGCAGCCGCCTCAGGGCAGCCGTCATACGGGCCGGCCGTCAGCGCCGCGTCGAGGCCGAGACCGACAGGCTCCTTGAGGTGTTCCGCCGGACCTGGCTCCGCCAGCCGACCCTGGTTGAGAAGGCCATGGGACGGCAGACGCTCGCCCTCCTCGCCCAGCTCGACGCGGCCTGCCGGGCATGCGACGACCTCGCCCACGACACCGAGGACATGTTCCTGCAGCATCCCGACGCGGAGATCATCACGAGCTTCCCCGGCCTGGCCATACTCACCGGCGCCCGGATACTCGCCGAGATCGGCGACGACCGAAGCCGGTTCGGCCAGGCTCGGGACCTGAAGGACTACGCTGGAAGCGCCCCGGTCACTCGCGAATCCGGCAAGAGCCGCCGAGTCACTCACCGCCGGATCAAGAACAGTCGCCTGGCCGCGACCGGGCGACACTGGGCATTTGCCGCGCTGACCGCTTCACCCGGGGCCCATGCCCACTACAACCGCCGACGCAACAACGGGGACCGCTACCACGCGGCCCTCCGCCATCTGTTCAACCGCATGCGCGGACAGCTCCACCACTGCCTGACCAGCCACCAGAAGTTCGACGAAGCGATCGCCTTCAGCCGACCTGAGCCATCCTCGCTCGCAACAGCTGCTTGA
- a CDS encoding NDP-hexose 2,3-dehydratase family protein — translation MTATGLMLPSRAAEPRSVSRLAASAAAVDGGVMSNPEVLAWLGRRRREHAQRVERVPFAALRDWGFDEQTGDLRHASGRFFSVHGLRVRSGFGPVSAWSQPIIRQPEIGLLGIALRDFGGVPHLLMQAKPEPGNVNGVQLSPTVQATKSNYLRVHGGSAVPYMKLFRRPEPGSVVADVLQSEQGSWFLHKRNRNMIVEVGPEAEAGEDFVWLTLGQVNALLRQDNLVNMDARTVLSCLPDWRQEDTRRALHPDREIRSWITRRRAEHEVEVVPIGLAETVGWHRTADEVAHEQALYFKVVAVDVSSHRREVPSWSQPLLEPHGTGIVALFIRRVDGVPHALLRARAEPGFLDVVELGPTVQCVPENYTHLPAADQPPYLTEALARADDARYDVVLSEEGGRFRNAQSRYLIIEVESDLPTVSDDFRWVTPCQLDELLRYSHHVNVQARTLVAALRAL, via the coding sequence ATGACCGCGACAGGTCTGATGTTGCCGTCCCGCGCCGCGGAGCCCCGTAGCGTGTCGAGGCTTGCCGCTTCCGCTGCCGCGGTCGACGGCGGGGTGATGAGCAACCCGGAGGTACTGGCGTGGCTCGGCAGACGTCGTCGCGAGCACGCGCAGCGAGTGGAGCGGGTGCCGTTTGCCGCGTTGCGCGACTGGGGCTTCGACGAACAGACGGGCGATCTGCGGCACGCGAGCGGACGGTTCTTCTCGGTGCACGGGCTGCGGGTGCGGTCGGGCTTCGGTCCGGTGTCCGCATGGTCGCAGCCGATCATCCGACAGCCGGAGATCGGCCTTCTCGGCATCGCGCTGCGGGACTTCGGCGGCGTGCCGCATCTGCTGATGCAGGCGAAGCCCGAGCCAGGGAACGTCAACGGCGTGCAACTGTCGCCGACGGTGCAGGCGACCAAGAGCAACTACCTGCGGGTGCACGGTGGTTCTGCCGTCCCCTACATGAAGCTCTTCCGCCGCCCGGAACCCGGTTCCGTCGTCGCGGACGTCCTACAGTCAGAACAGGGCTCATGGTTCCTGCACAAGCGCAACCGCAACATGATCGTGGAGGTCGGCCCCGAGGCCGAGGCCGGTGAGGACTTCGTCTGGCTGACGCTGGGACAAGTCAATGCGCTACTGCGGCAGGACAACCTGGTCAACATGGACGCGCGGACGGTCCTGTCCTGCCTTCCGGACTGGCGGCAGGAGGACACGCGGCGGGCGCTCCACCCGGATCGGGAGATCCGTAGCTGGATCACCCGGCGGCGGGCCGAGCACGAGGTCGAGGTGGTACCGATCGGCCTCGCGGAGACCGTGGGCTGGCACCGTACCGCGGACGAGGTGGCCCATGAGCAGGCGCTGTACTTCAAGGTGGTGGCGGTCGATGTCTCCTCGCACCGGCGTGAGGTGCCGTCCTGGTCCCAGCCGCTGCTTGAACCGCACGGCACGGGCATCGTGGCCCTGTTCATCCGCCGTGTCGACGGTGTACCACACGCGCTGCTGCGGGCGCGGGCGGAGCCGGGCTTCCTCGACGTAGTCGAGCTCGGCCCCACGGTGCAGTGCGTGCCCGAGAACTACACTCATCTGCCCGCGGCCGACCAGCCACCCTATCTCACCGAGGCACTGGCCCGCGCCGACGACGCCCGCTACGACGTGGTCCTGTCGGAGGAAGGCGGCCGGTTCCGGAACGCCCAGAGCCGTTACCTGATCATCGAGGTGGAGAGCGACCTCCCCACCGTATCGGACGATTTCCGTTGGGTGACACCATGCCAGTTGGACGAACTGCTCCGCTACAGCCATCACGTGAACGTGCAGGCCAGGACCCTGGTGGCGGCACTGCGGGCGTTGTGA
- a CDS encoding Gfo/Idh/MocA family protein produces the protein MRLGALATSSIAHRRVLPTAVSMPEVDLIAVAGRSVEKAGRFAEQFGCAAERDYAALLKRPDVEAVYISTPTALHRAWADRALRAGKHVLIEKPIGVNADEARQLCSLARERGLVLRENFMFPHHPQHAFAADLVRRGRIGTPSTFQASFCIPPLPADDIRYAPGLGGGALLDVGVYPLRAAVLLLGPGPRVAGATLRTRASDGLDLSGQALLISPSGILAQVTFGFEHVYASSYTLWGDRGRLSVTRAFTPPAAHQPVLVLEEQDHEERFTLLASDQLRLCLEDFAAAVRKSEAGDGRAEADKRRDAIALLECVDEVRRQAVRVMTDDGPQGSCLQVPS, from the coding sequence TTGCGGCTGGGGGCGCTCGCCACGTCGTCGATCGCCCACAGGCGCGTGCTGCCCACCGCGGTGAGCATGCCGGAGGTCGATCTCATCGCGGTCGCCGGCAGGTCTGTGGAGAAGGCGGGCCGTTTCGCCGAGCAATTCGGTTGTGCAGCGGAGAGGGACTACGCGGCGCTGCTGAAGCGCCCGGACGTGGAGGCGGTGTACATCTCGACACCGACGGCGCTGCACCGCGCATGGGCGGACCGCGCGCTACGCGCCGGCAAGCACGTGCTGATCGAGAAGCCGATCGGGGTGAACGCCGACGAGGCACGCCAGTTGTGCTCCCTCGCGCGGGAGCGCGGTCTGGTGCTGCGGGAGAACTTCATGTTCCCGCACCATCCGCAACACGCGTTCGCCGCGGACCTGGTGCGGCGCGGACGGATCGGCACCCCGAGCACGTTCCAGGCGTCCTTCTGCATTCCGCCGCTACCCGCTGACGACATCCGGTACGCGCCCGGCCTCGGGGGCGGGGCACTGCTCGACGTGGGCGTATATCCGTTACGCGCCGCGGTACTGCTGCTGGGGCCTGGGCCGCGGGTGGCGGGGGCGACGCTGCGCACCCGTGCCTCGGACGGGCTCGACCTGTCGGGGCAGGCGTTGCTGATCTCGCCGTCCGGGATACTGGCCCAGGTGACGTTCGGATTCGAGCACGTGTACGCGTCGTCGTACACGCTGTGGGGGGACCGGGGTCGACTGTCGGTGACGCGCGCGTTCACTCCGCCCGCGGCTCACCAGCCCGTGCTGGTGCTGGAGGAACAGGACCACGAGGAGCGGTTCACACTGCTGGCGTCGGATCAACTGCGGCTCTGTCTAGAGGACTTCGCGGCCGCGGTACGCAAGAGCGAAGCGGGCGACGGGAGGGCGGAGGCCGACAAGCGGCGAGACGCGATCGCCCTGCTGGAGTGCGTGGATGAAGTGCGCAGACAAGCCGTGCGCGTCATGACCGATGACGGCCCACAAGGGAGCTGTCTACAGGTTCCCTCCTGA
- a CDS encoding CaiB/BaiF CoA transferase family protein has protein sequence MGLPLEGVRVIDVSSTLMGPYSTMLLAQWGAEVVKVEPPGGDVVRKIGDVRGTSMGPAFLNVNRGKRSVLLDLKQDRGRDVLDRLVAGTDIVVHNLRPSAAERLNLSADAVLRTNPRAVYCAFRGFGAGGPYENRPAYDDVIQAASGMAAVQGGADGAAYVRTAAADKIVGLMGAAAVLAALRGRDATGEGQVVEVPMLETMTGFMLLEQQGGWVFDPPAGPGGYARTASPHRRPCRTKDGYLAVMIYTDNQWRAFFECIGRPELAEEPKYRTIRERTVHIDELYQLLNAEMTTRTTAEWQAELERRDIPAARVNSVTDLFADPHLRATDFFEHVDHPSEGPLRLPRQPVNFGPDPVRRTDGAKPLHAPRLGEHSLEVAREIGLGDAEIERLVASGTLGVPRAGGTTARSGSSTRTAATAAEQH, from the coding sequence ATGGGACTGCCACTGGAAGGCGTCCGCGTCATCGATGTGAGTTCGACGCTCATGGGGCCGTACAGCACGATGCTCCTCGCCCAGTGGGGGGCCGAGGTGGTCAAGGTGGAACCGCCCGGCGGTGACGTGGTCCGGAAGATCGGGGACGTACGCGGTACGTCCATGGGCCCGGCCTTCCTCAACGTCAACCGGGGCAAGCGCAGTGTGCTGCTCGACCTGAAGCAGGACCGCGGCCGTGACGTCCTGGACCGCCTGGTGGCCGGGACGGACATCGTGGTGCACAACCTCAGGCCGAGCGCGGCCGAGCGCCTGAATCTGTCGGCGGATGCCGTCCTCCGAACCAATCCCCGCGCCGTGTACTGCGCGTTCCGCGGCTTCGGAGCCGGCGGACCGTACGAGAACCGGCCCGCGTACGACGACGTCATCCAGGCCGCGAGCGGCATGGCTGCCGTGCAGGGGGGTGCCGACGGCGCCGCATACGTCCGTACCGCCGCGGCAGACAAGATCGTCGGGCTGATGGGTGCAGCGGCCGTCCTCGCGGCGCTCCGAGGACGCGATGCCACGGGCGAGGGCCAAGTGGTCGAGGTGCCCATGCTGGAGACCATGACCGGCTTCATGCTGCTGGAGCAGCAGGGCGGCTGGGTGTTCGACCCGCCTGCCGGACCTGGGGGGTACGCCCGCACGGCGTCACCGCACCGGCGGCCGTGCCGGACGAAGGACGGGTATCTGGCCGTGATGATCTACACGGATAACCAGTGGCGGGCGTTCTTCGAGTGCATCGGCCGACCGGAACTAGCCGAGGAACCCAAGTACCGTACGATCCGCGAGCGCACGGTGCACATCGACGAGTTGTACCAGCTGCTCAACGCGGAGATGACGACCAGGACGACCGCGGAGTGGCAGGCCGAGCTGGAGAGACGGGACATCCCCGCCGCCCGGGTCAACTCGGTCACCGACCTGTTCGCAGATCCGCATCTGCGGGCCACCGACTTCTTCGAGCATGTCGACCATCCCAGCGAGGGCCCGCTTCGGCTGCCGCGCCAGCCGGTGAACTTCGGCCCTGATCCCGTCCGGCGGACTGACGGCGCGAAACCGCTGCACGCACCCCGCCTTGGCGAACACAGCCTGGAAGTGGCGCGCGAGATCGGCCTGGGCGACGCCGAGATCGAACGCCTCGTCGCCTCGGGGACACTGGGCGTCCCTCGCGCGGGCGGCACGACGGCGAGGAGCGGATCGAGTACGCGGACGGCAGCGACCGCAGCGGAGCAGCACTGA